One Panicum virgatum strain AP13 chromosome 3N, P.virgatum_v5, whole genome shotgun sequence DNA segment encodes these proteins:
- the LOC120664216 gene encoding putative uncharacterized protein DDB_G0277003 isoform X2, giving the protein MADAAVQDAAEQLLYLKLAFLAGEPPACVLALARKAGGGSITPHVQNFLLEICTGTNVDGRQNFTYTTTIFKRIISEVELSSGTVIDGLYEEFAQHNSCVQKDSLLNKTNHIYKEISFLSSTHDNVSSRLISVVARLSCSSNMLEGDTGCSLWPSSLFLSEFILSYPEIFSTKCCFELGSGVGLVGICLNYVGASKVILTDGDTSTLTNMKENMELNNLCIEQENSEVLKESKNKVECKYLSWEDVSESDLWGYQPDIVLGADIMYDPVCVPHLVRVLSMLLSRDSRQGENKGKSGDEFQTEGPVAYVATVVRNAETFNCFAKGAADAKLSAINIASSAAPSNLLPYMLSYDRSSVQLLKITSLS; this is encoded by the exons ATGGCTGACGCGGCGGTGCAGGACGCTGCCGAGCAGCTGCTCTACCTGAAGCTCGCGTTCCTCGCCGGGGAGCCTCCCGCCTGCGTCCTCGCACTCGCCAG AAAAGCTGGGGGAGGCTCTATCACACCACATGTCCAAAATTTTCTTTTGGAGATTTGCACTGGAACTAAT GTAGACGGACGCCAAAACTTTACTTATACAACAACTATTTTTAAAAGGATCATATCTGAGGTTGAATTATCGTCGGGGACTGTGATTGATGGACTTTATGAGGAGTTTGCTCAGC ATAATTCATGTGTGCAGAAAGATTCGTTGTTAAATAAGACGAATCATATCTATAAAGAgatatcttttctttcttctacaC ATGATAATGTTTCCTCAAGGTTAATAAGTGTTGTTGCTCGACTATCATGTTCTTCTAATATGCTTGAAGGTGATACAGG GTGCTCTCTTTGGCCATCAAGTCTATTCTTGTCAGAGTTTATTCTTTCATACCCTGAAATTTTCTCCACAAAGTGTTGCTTTGAG CTAGGTTCTGGTGTCGGTTTGGTGGGAATTTGTCTTAACTATGTTGGTGCCTCTAAG GTTATTCTTACTGACGGTGATACATCTACACTCACAAACATGAAGGAAAATATGGAATTGAATAACTTATGCATTGAACAGGAGAATTCTGAAGTGTTAAAAGAAAGCAAGAATAAG GTAGAGTGCAAATATCTTTCTTGGGAAGATGTATctgaaagtgatttatggggcTACCAGCCAGACATAGT TCTTGGGGCAGATATTATGTACGATCCAGTCTGCGTGCCACACCTCGTTCGAGTACTCTCAATGCTGTTAAGCCGAGACAGCAGACAAGGGGAAAACAAAGGAAAATCTGGTGATGAATTTCAAACAGAGGGTCCCGTCGCATATGTTGCGACAGTTGTTCGAAATGCAGAGACCTTCAACTGCTTTGCAAAAGGAGCTGCTGACGCCAAGCTATCTGCTATAAACATTGCCAGCAGTGCGGCTCCTTCAAATCTTCTCCCCTATATGCTATCATATGATAGATCAAGTGTGCAACTTCTTAAAATTACTTCATTGTCATAG
- the LOC120664216 gene encoding putative uncharacterized protein DDB_G0277003 isoform X1 has translation MADAAVQDAAEQLLYLKLAFLAGEPPACVLALARKAGGGSITPHVQNFLLEICTGTNVDGRQNFTYTTTIFKRIISEVELSSGTVIDGLYEEFAQRMLSKAKDSLLNKTNHIYKEISFLSSTHDNVSSRLISVVARLSCSSNMLEGDTGCSLWPSSLFLSEFILSYPEIFSTKCCFELGSGVGLVGICLNYVGASKVILTDGDTSTLTNMKENMELNNLCIEQENSEVLKESKNKVECKYLSWEDVSESDLWGYQPDIVLGADIMYDPVCVPHLVRVLSMLLSRDSRQGENKGKSGDEFQTEGPVAYVATVVRNAETFNCFAKGAADAKLSAINIASSAAPSNLLPYMLSYDRSSVQLLKITSLS, from the exons ATGGCTGACGCGGCGGTGCAGGACGCTGCCGAGCAGCTGCTCTACCTGAAGCTCGCGTTCCTCGCCGGGGAGCCTCCCGCCTGCGTCCTCGCACTCGCCAG AAAAGCTGGGGGAGGCTCTATCACACCACATGTCCAAAATTTTCTTTTGGAGATTTGCACTGGAACTAAT GTAGACGGACGCCAAAACTTTACTTATACAACAACTATTTTTAAAAGGATCATATCTGAGGTTGAATTATCGTCGGGGACTGTGATTGATGGACTTTATGAGGAGTTTGCTCAGCGTATGTTGTCCAAAGCA AAAGATTCGTTGTTAAATAAGACGAATCATATCTATAAAGAgatatcttttctttcttctacaC ATGATAATGTTTCCTCAAGGTTAATAAGTGTTGTTGCTCGACTATCATGTTCTTCTAATATGCTTGAAGGTGATACAGG GTGCTCTCTTTGGCCATCAAGTCTATTCTTGTCAGAGTTTATTCTTTCATACCCTGAAATTTTCTCCACAAAGTGTTGCTTTGAG CTAGGTTCTGGTGTCGGTTTGGTGGGAATTTGTCTTAACTATGTTGGTGCCTCTAAG GTTATTCTTACTGACGGTGATACATCTACACTCACAAACATGAAGGAAAATATGGAATTGAATAACTTATGCATTGAACAGGAGAATTCTGAAGTGTTAAAAGAAAGCAAGAATAAG GTAGAGTGCAAATATCTTTCTTGGGAAGATGTATctgaaagtgatttatggggcTACCAGCCAGACATAGT TCTTGGGGCAGATATTATGTACGATCCAGTCTGCGTGCCACACCTCGTTCGAGTACTCTCAATGCTGTTAAGCCGAGACAGCAGACAAGGGGAAAACAAAGGAAAATCTGGTGATGAATTTCAAACAGAGGGTCCCGTCGCATATGTTGCGACAGTTGTTCGAAATGCAGAGACCTTCAACTGCTTTGCAAAAGGAGCTGCTGACGCCAAGCTATCTGCTATAAACATTGCCAGCAGTGCGGCTCCTTCAAATCTTCTCCCCTATATGCTATCATATGATAGATCAAGTGTGCAACTTCTTAAAATTACTTCATTGTCATAG
- the LOC120664215 gene encoding uncharacterized protein LOC120664215 isoform X1, with protein sequence MVGDLSLLAVAAASPVVLPPAKELHGVLPFQGKRPQDAAAQLCAPLQQQQHPQHHLEGLPVQVVVPGGHQGQALPAAYQAFAMPDAAALIDVQDSRPDSVRLSLGIAEQCARQEKILKLLMSGSDVKELDESLLAEFTGQQTLAINLGSQPYIPDDKLTICEFGLDLDEPQQYLPEKQLLIPDPLLDFVQSHGSAFTIDQNGRILFAGHGDAMRDLLSLLLEFNMPKRETSGCKTAFLVPYFGRKRRSRANSQVSNPNLASTVSNVSKSAEVKSKSSSKKKQRGKNIKERELYQRNYIHASEAFLSILLDKDKSSSTILSLKKAGPEITELLTQCSIGIAGTGLAILLSVMCKMATGMRTPFASARLLSTSVGFGFFWLSWAVNGLRDTIASIFRSPSNMNIEEDEVAVRIQKSMNDILFRTVTILAITALKFQLGSGVVLL encoded by the exons ATGGTGGGGGACCTgtccctcctcgccgtcgccgccgcctcgcccgtCGTCCTCCCGCCGGCCAAG GAGCTCCATGGCGTGCTGCCGTTCCAGGGGAAGAGGCCGCAGGACGCCGCCGCGCAGCTCTGCGcgccgctgcagcagcagcagcatccgcAGCACCACCTCGAGGGGCTGCCCGTGCAGGTGGTGGTGCCCGGCGGCCATCAGGGCCAGGCTCTGCCTGCCGCCTACCAGGCCTTCGCCATGCCCGACGCGGCCGCGCTCATCGACGTGCAAG ATTCTCGCCCTGATTCAGTTCGACTTAGCCTTGGGATTGCAGAGCAATGTGCAAGGCAAGAGAAAATCCTCAAGTTGCTGATGTCAGGTTCTGACGTGAAAGAACTTGATGAATCCTTGCTAGCTGAATTCACTGGACAACAGACTCTAGCAATCAACTTGGGAAGTCAACCATATATACCGGATGATAAGTTAACTATCTGTGAGTTTGGGTTGGATTTGGATGAGCCCCAACAGTACCTTCCGGAGAAACAACTTCTCATCCCTGATCCTCTTCTGGACTTTGTTCAGTCCCATGGCTCTGCTTTTACCATCGATCAAAATGGCCGGATCCTATTCGCTGGCCATGGAGATGCAATGAGAGATTTATTATCACTTCTTCTAGAGTTCAACATGCCAAAACGAGAAACAAGTGGCTGCAAGACTGCATTTCTAGTTCCATACTTTGGGAG GAAAAGGCGTTCTCGGGCTAACAGCCAAGTATCCAATCCAAATTTAGCAAGCACAGTGTCCAATGTTTCAAAAAG CGCCGAGGTGAAGTCAAAATCTTCATCAAAGAAGAAACAGAGAGGGAAAAATATCAAAGAACGTGAACTGTATCAGAGAAACTATATACATGCTAGCGAAGCATTTCTATCCATCTTACTGGACAAGGACAAAAGCAGCTCAACAATTCTCTCACTGAAAAAGGCTGGTCCGGAGATAACCGAACTTTTGACACAGTGTTCTATTGGCATAGCTGGAACTGGCTTGGCTATTCTTCTGTCAGTTATGTGCAAGATGGCTACCGGCATGAGGACTCCTTTTGCTTCTGCTCGACTGTTAAGCACCAGTGTTGGATTTGGGTTCTTTTGGCTCTCCTGGGCAGTCAACGGTTTACGCGACACCATTGCCAGCATTTTCAGAAGCCCAAGTAACATGAATATCGAGGAGGATGAGGTAGCAGTTAGAATACAAAAAAGCATGAACGATATTCTTTTCAGAACCGTAACCATCTTGGCTATAACTGCATTGAAGTTCCAACTTGGTTCAGGAGTAGTGCTTCTGTAG
- the LOC120664215 gene encoding uncharacterized protein LOC120664215 isoform X2, translating into MVGDLSLLAVAAASPVVLPPAKELHGVLPFQGKRPQDAAAQLCAPLQQQQHPQHHLEGLPVQVVVPGGHQGQALPAAYQAFAMPDAAALIDVQDSRPDSVRLSLGIAEQCARQEKILKLLMSGSDVKELDESLLAEFTGQQTLAINLGSQPYIPDDKLTICEFGLDLDEPQQYLPEKQLLIPDPLLDFVQSHGSAFTIDQNGRILFAGHGDAMRDLLSLLLEFNMPKRETSGCKTAFLVPYFGRKRRSRANSQVSNPNLASTVSNVSKSI; encoded by the exons ATGGTGGGGGACCTgtccctcctcgccgtcgccgccgcctcgcccgtCGTCCTCCCGCCGGCCAAG GAGCTCCATGGCGTGCTGCCGTTCCAGGGGAAGAGGCCGCAGGACGCCGCCGCGCAGCTCTGCGcgccgctgcagcagcagcagcatccgcAGCACCACCTCGAGGGGCTGCCCGTGCAGGTGGTGGTGCCCGGCGGCCATCAGGGCCAGGCTCTGCCTGCCGCCTACCAGGCCTTCGCCATGCCCGACGCGGCCGCGCTCATCGACGTGCAAG ATTCTCGCCCTGATTCAGTTCGACTTAGCCTTGGGATTGCAGAGCAATGTGCAAGGCAAGAGAAAATCCTCAAGTTGCTGATGTCAGGTTCTGACGTGAAAGAACTTGATGAATCCTTGCTAGCTGAATTCACTGGACAACAGACTCTAGCAATCAACTTGGGAAGTCAACCATATATACCGGATGATAAGTTAACTATCTGTGAGTTTGGGTTGGATTTGGATGAGCCCCAACAGTACCTTCCGGAGAAACAACTTCTCATCCCTGATCCTCTTCTGGACTTTGTTCAGTCCCATGGCTCTGCTTTTACCATCGATCAAAATGGCCGGATCCTATTCGCTGGCCATGGAGATGCAATGAGAGATTTATTATCACTTCTTCTAGAGTTCAACATGCCAAAACGAGAAACAAGTGGCTGCAAGACTGCATTTCTAGTTCCATACTTTGGGAG GAAAAGGCGTTCTCGGGCTAACAGCCAAGTATCCAATCCAAATTTAGCAAGCACAGTGTCCAATGTTTCAAAAAG CATATAG